From Solanum lycopersicum chromosome 8, SLM_r2.1, the proteins below share one genomic window:
- the LOC138337920 gene encoding uncharacterized protein, producing the protein MSVTTYEAKFRALFSLTGSYCTKILSGGGRFCDRSKGSEPRECYGCGEIGHIKRYCPKQSYRPPIARGRSGHGRGRHSGGCGGQGNGCHQTNRGGGKARATAAQHGRGNGQTSDRACCYSFPGRSEAVTFDAVITGNLLVCDCMVSALFDPGSTFSYVSSSFATGLNLHCELLDMPIGVSTLVDCNAKTVTLVKPVTDLLVWEGDYTSTQVHSISFLRAKRMISKGCLAFLEHLKDNTTQVTSIESFSIVREFLDVFPTDLPSMPPDRDIDFCIDLEPGTRPISIPPYRMAPAELRELKAQLQELLGKGFIRPSASPWGSPVLFVKKKDGSFRMCIDYRQLNKVTMKNKYHLPRIDDLFY; encoded by the exons ATGTCGGTTACTACTTATGAGGcaaagtttcgtgcattattcag ccttacaggtagctactgcaccaaaatcctttcaggaggtggtagattttgtgatagaagtaaAGGGagtgaacccagagagtgttatggatgtggggaaattggacatattaagagatattgtccaaaacagagttacagacccccaatagctagaggtagaagtggtcatggaagaggccgtcattcagGAGGATgtggtggtcaaggtaatggttGTCACCAAACCAACCGGGGTGGCGGGAAAGCCCGAGcgactgcagcacaacatggtaggggcaacggacaaacaagtGATAGGGCCTGTTGTTATTCattccctgggaggtctgaagcggtGACAtttgatgctgttatcacaggtaatcttttggtttgtgattgcatggttTCTgcattatttgatcctggatccacattttcatatgtatcttcctcatttgctactggtcttaatttacattgtgaattgcttgacatgcctattggTGTTTCTACTcttgtgg attgtaatgcaaaaactgtgacattggttAAGCCTGtgacagatctgttagtgtgggagggtgactacacttccactcaaGTTCATagcatctcctttcttcgtgctaagagaatgattagtaaagggtgtttagctttcttggaacACCTCAAGGATAATACTACCCAAGTAACTTCAATTGAGTCgttttcgatagtccgtgagtttctggatgtgtttcctacagaccttcctagtatgccaccggatagggatattgacttttgcattgatctggagccgggtactcgtcCTATTTCCATACcaccttataggatggctcccgctgaattaagagagttaaaggcccaacttcaagagttgttaggcaaaggcttcattagaccaagcgCTTCCCCTTGGGGgtctcctgttttgtttgtgaagaagaaggatggaagttttcggatgtgcatagactacagacaactgaacaAAGTAactatgaagaataagtatcatcttcctcgcatcgatgatttgttctaTTAG